The window CATGACGAGCGGCGCATACAGCGCGTAGCGTTCGATCGCCTTGTTCAGGTCAGTGATCGTGGCGAGCGGGTTCATGGTGCGGATGTCGACGTATCCGCCGATCACGGCAGTGCCGCCGGTGCGGACGGAACGATCGCCTGAGCGGTCGCGGTCGGAAATGTCGCACGCCGTGGCGAGGAGGATAATCGCCAACGCGTGCAGCGGCACGCGTCGAACCGCCAGCCGGACCGCACTCATCACGCGTCCGTTCCGGACCGCACTCATCACGCGTCCGTTCCGGACATCACGTTGCGCCGCCCGCTCCACGCGCTCCGCACGTTAACCCGCTGCCGCGCAAGAGGCCTCGCTACGTTGGACGGACAAGCGCGCGATAGCCGTTGAAGTGGCGGATGGCAGCGCGCCTGTCGCCGCGCTGTTCGTAGAGGCGTGCAAGATTGTAATGCGCCTCCGCGAGTGATGGGTCGGCGGCAATGGCGCGCGCATACGCCTTGATGGCGTCGACATCGCGGCTCATGTCCTCGAGCAGCACGCCCAGGTTGTACGCAGCGAGCGCGTGCTCGTGCGTGGCGAGTACCTGGCGGTACTGCGCTTCCGCTGCCGCGCGGTCCCCGGCCTCGTGCAGCAGACGCCCGAGGTTGACACGCGCCGCATGCAGCTCGGGATCGAGGCGCACTGCGTGTTCGTATGCCTCGCGCGCATCCTCGGGTGCGACCGCCTCCAGGTCGACCGCAGCCTCGAACCACTCGGCCGCCGACCGTTCCTCCGTCTCCGCAGCGTCCGGCGCGGCGCGCGCGAGCGGCGCAACGCGCGAGGCCAGCTCGCCGACGTCGAACTCGAT of the Longimicrobiales bacterium genome contains:
- a CDS encoding tetratricopeptide repeat protein, translating into MMGYSTRDVASLLNMPERRIRSYARAGLITPARGPRNEYLFSFQDLVLLRAAAELSRANVPERRIHEALARLKEQLPQDRSLSELRIHASGSEVVVRDSSEPPWNPESGQFHIEFDVGELASRVAPLARAAPDAAETEERSAAEWFEAAVDLEAVAPEDAREAYEHAVRLDPELHAARVNLGRLLHEAGDRAAAEAQYRQVLATHEHALAAYNLGVLLEDMSRDVDAIKAYARAIAADPSLAEAHYNLARLYEQRGDRRAAIRHFNGYRALVRPT